A stretch of the Coprobacillus cateniformis genome encodes the following:
- a CDS encoding AAA family ATPase, translated as MEIKVENLGVITEGKIELKKNVVNIKYGINGSGKSTISKGIELSVKGEDLNKLRTYGSEIEPTVSISEDISSVIVFNQDYVDDYLFKDDLANNSFEIMINTDEYKFGKKKIDTMFVDLIASINNTNTKTIIEELEALKINVPIEKKKTKANGIQYIMKGTSKFVKARKLADLDELLDEQAMKYKERLESNNNHMWLKWFQAGKDFIEENQKCPFCLNDLPTDFIDTSESIKNSVNATGLKQNIEIKEVISKTEKYMTEENIDIMNSVINNNEDLSEQELKKIYEIITVCDIELTKLCNLRSINISGVKKKYENNTLIDFLKSNILNPNFFEKLSDEVKADVENINEAISKIMAKSKELESITKDFSDKLNLLVKSKKEYINNFLSISGIPYLIDIVESDDAKFKTVLNPLNSSELITQKSLSFGEKNAISLMLFSLEASKDYDLIILDDPVSSFDNNKKFAILYYLFTKEDAVFENKSILLFTHDFDIIVDFIYKDEFKKVENKCYFVKNTGGNLVEKKIAKDSVSYTIRHWRKNAEKESLHPLLRIVNLRKYLQYTQPSETEAINILSSLEHNDVKPMEKISGKKQEIANKIKLDKGMICIKERIKDFDYDTYLLRIQNKDELKKLYDSTDSSISKLQILRMIVNLTGRKVENQVFWDYLTEYYHVENNEMTSLDEKKFDVVPNYIMKMSDEIIGEIFK; from the coding sequence ATGGAGATTAAAGTAGAAAATTTAGGTGTTATTACTGAGGGTAAAATTGAACTAAAGAAAAATGTTGTAAATATTAAGTATGGAATCAATGGTTCAGGAAAAAGCACAATTTCTAAAGGTATTGAACTTTCTGTTAAAGGTGAAGATTTGAATAAATTGAGAACATATGGAAGTGAAATTGAACCTACTGTTTCTATCAGTGAAGATATTTCAAGTGTAATTGTATTTAATCAGGACTATGTAGATGATTATCTATTTAAAGATGATTTAGCAAATAATAGTTTTGAAATAATGATTAATACTGACGAATACAAATTTGGGAAAAAGAAAATAGATACTATGTTTGTGGACTTGATTGCTAGTATAAATAACACGAACACAAAAACAATCATTGAAGAATTAGAAGCATTAAAAATTAATGTACCTATCGAGAAAAAAAAGACAAAAGCAAACGGTATTCAATACATAATGAAAGGTACTTCTAAGTTTGTTAAAGCTAGAAAACTTGCTGATTTAGATGAATTATTGGATGAACAAGCAATGAAGTATAAAGAAAGATTGGAAAGCAATAATAATCATATGTGGTTAAAATGGTTTCAAGCTGGAAAAGATTTTATTGAAGAAAACCAAAAATGTCCTTTTTGTTTAAATGATTTACCGACAGATTTCATTGATACAAGTGAAAGTATTAAAAATTCAGTAAATGCAACGGGATTGAAACAAAATATCGAAATTAAAGAGGTAATATCTAAAACTGAAAAGTATATGACAGAAGAGAATATAGATATTATGAATTCGGTTATTAACAATAATGAGGATTTAAGCGAACAAGAGTTGAAAAAAATATATGAGATTATTACAGTGTGTGATATAGAATTAACTAAGTTGTGTAATTTAAGGTCAATTAATATATCAGGAGTAAAAAAGAAATATGAAAATAATACTTTGATTGATTTTTTAAAGAGTAATATTCTTAATCCAAACTTCTTTGAAAAATTATCTGATGAAGTAAAAGCGGATGTAGAAAATATAAATGAAGCTATAAGTAAAATTATGGCTAAATCAAAGGAATTAGAATCAATAACAAAAGATTTTTCTGATAAATTGAATTTATTAGTAAAAAGCAAAAAAGAATATATTAATAATTTTTTGAGTATATCAGGTATACCTTATTTAATTGATATTGTTGAAAGTGATGATGCTAAATTTAAAACTGTCCTAAACCCTTTAAATTCTAGTGAGTTAATAACACAAAAGAGTCTAAGTTTTGGTGAGAAAAACGCTATTTCATTAATGTTATTTTCACTTGAGGCAAGCAAAGACTATGATTTAATTATATTGGATGACCCAGTATCTTCATTTGACAACAATAAAAAGTTTGCTATTTTATATTATTTATTTACAAAAGAAGATGCAGTATTTGAAAATAAATCAATTTTGTTATTTACTCATGATTTTGATATAATTGTTGATTTCATTTATAAAGATGAGTTTAAAAAAGTAGAGAATAAATGCTATTTTGTTAAAAATACAGGTGGGAATTTAGTCGAAAAGAAAATTGCTAAGGATAGTGTAAGTTATACAATAAGACACTGGAGGAAAAACGCTGAAAAAGAAAGCTTACATCCATTATTAAGGATTGTTAATCTAAGAAAATACCTACAATATACTCAGCCTAGTGAAACTGAGGCAATAAATATTTTGTCTTCACTGGAGCACAATGATGTAAAACCTATGGAAAAGATAAGCGGTAAAAAGCAAGAAATAGCTAATAAAATCAAACTAGATAAAGGTATGATTTGCATAAAAGAAAGAATAAAAGATTTTGATTATGATACATATCTTTTACGCATTCAAAATAAGGATGAATTAAAAAAATTATATGACAGTACTGACTCGTCTATAAGTAAATTACAAATATTAAGAATGATAGTGAATCTTACAGGGAGAAAAGTTGAGAATCAAGTCTTTTGGGATTATTTAACTGAATATTATCATGTTGAAAATAACGAAATGACATCTTTAGATGAAAAGAAATTTGATGTGGTTCCTAATTATATTATGAAAATGTCAGATGAAATAATTGGCGAAATTTTCAAATAA
- a CDS encoding IS3 family transposase — protein sequence MSIKENIKLEILKRLEGGEPIDNLTKEYGVSRSSIYQWRSDNAPKSVDNFNISAREIYLLRKEVESLRQTIKIYDATQCVKSMPLSQKLEAMKKVEKQFTHASLCKTLDVKKGTFLNHLYRKVEISQIQQTDEIYKIKLLELFSLTEGKLGAKKLSALMKNEGYLCCEKRVSRLMKELDIKCTRTKRANRITIPRKGSNPALKDLLKRDFYPEHPNRVWVSDFSQFNVDYEQKYYICVIIDLFSRKVISYSIANHLRTELLVHTFDQAIEIRQPYYEELIFHSDQGCQLTEFDFRKKLELIKVKQSFSKPGTPYDNAVIESFFSCLKREQLYVEEISNFEDLLYHVGYYIDFYNNRRPHQTLGYKTPAQVESDYASNHD from the coding sequence ATGTCAATTAAAGAAAACATCAAACTGGAAATTTTAAAGCGTTTGGAAGGAGGTGAACCCATTGATAATTTGACCAAAGAATATGGTGTAAGCAGAAGCTCTATTTATCAGTGGAGAAGTGATAATGCACCTAAATCTGTAGATAATTTCAACATATCTGCAAGAGAAATTTATCTACTTCGAAAAGAAGTAGAATCTCTTCGTCAAACTATAAAAATTTATGATGCAACACAATGTGTAAAATCAATGCCATTATCACAGAAGTTAGAAGCTATGAAAAAGGTAGAAAAGCAATTTACTCATGCTTCCCTGTGCAAAACACTGGATGTAAAAAAAGGGACTTTTTTAAATCATCTCTATAGAAAAGTTGAAATTTCGCAAATCCAGCAAACTGATGAAATATATAAAATAAAATTGCTAGAATTATTTAGCTTAACAGAAGGAAAACTTGGCGCTAAAAAGTTATCTGCATTAATGAAAAATGAAGGCTATTTATGTTGTGAAAAGCGAGTATCAAGATTAATGAAGGAATTAGATATCAAATGCACCAGAACAAAACGAGCTAATAGAATTACAATTCCACGAAAAGGCTCAAATCCTGCCCTTAAAGATTTATTAAAAAGGGATTTTTATCCTGAACATCCAAATAGAGTATGGGTTAGTGATTTTTCACAGTTCAATGTTGATTATGAGCAAAAATATTATATATGTGTTATTATCGACTTGTTCTCAAGAAAAGTCATTAGTTATTCTATCGCAAACCATTTAAGAACTGAACTCTTGGTACATACATTTGATCAAGCAATTGAAATAAGACAGCCCTATTATGAAGAACTGATTTTCCACAGTGATCAAGGTTGTCAACTCACTGAATTTGATTTTAGGAAAAAACTTGAATTAATAAAAGTAAAACAATCCTTTTCAAAACCCGGCACTCCATATGATAACGCAGTCATTGAATCCTTTTTTTCTTGTTTAAAAAGAGAACAGCTATATGTAGAAGAAATCAGTAACTTTGAAGATTTACTATATCATGTTGGATATTATATTGATTTTTATAATAATAGACGTCCACATCAAACTTTGGGGTACAAAACACCTGCACAAGTAGAGTCAGATTACGCTTCAAATCATGATTAA
- the smpB gene encoding SsrA-binding protein SmpB, with amino-acid sequence MKIVAQNKKAYHDYFILDTYEAGIELQGTEIKSIRKGSVNLKDSFIRIRNDEAFIDNMHIAPYEQGNRFNHEPLRQRKLLLHKKEIKKLQKELKENGLTIVPTKLYFNTSKLKVEIALARGKKLYDKRQDLKEKDSKRDIEKALKHAY; translated from the coding sequence ATGAAAATCGTTGCACAAAATAAGAAAGCTTATCATGATTATTTTATATTAGATACTTATGAAGCTGGTATAGAATTACAAGGAACAGAAATTAAATCTATTCGTAAGGGAAGTGTAAATTTAAAAGATTCATTTATTCGTATTAGAAATGATGAAGCTTTTATTGATAACATGCATATCGCTCCTTATGAGCAAGGAAATCGTTTTAACCATGAACCACTTCGTCAAAGAAAACTCTTATTGCATAAAAAAGAAATTAAAAAATTGCAAAAAGAGCTTAAGGAAAATGGTTTAACGATTGTACCTACAAAGTTATATTTCAATACATCTAAACTGAAAGTAGAAATTGCTTTAGCAAGAGGTAAGAAATTATATGACAAACGTCAGGATCTTAAAGAAAAAGATTCTAAACGCGATATTGAAAAAGCATTGAAACATGCTTATTAA
- the rnr gene encoding ribonuclease R: MKEEILQLLEDQTYTRRKMDELAEHFGMTSTEDYITFIKLINSMEDEGLIMRSRLNDYYLINQLHFYSGTVQMNKKGFAFVKVDEEREFYIHENNMKDAFDKDTVLIEKIPSHGSREEGRVVRVIKRGQMRYVGEVKRGKRDCYVDVDDAKFNQPIFVDSAHLHGAVPGHKVVVEIKTYKPQIKGNIVKVIGHRNDPGVDILSIVHAHDVDIEFPKEVYEQIEAINDEIDPTDIQNRVDLRSEMIVTIDGDDAKDLDDAISLKKLANGHYQLGVHIADVSYYVTEGSPLDKEAVKRGTSIYLVDRVIPMLPHKLSNGICSLNPNTDRYTISCIMEIDNNGEVVNHDIQPTVIHSSYRMTYNNVNKILDGDVHVQQQYQEVVPLFFLMQELALLLRSKRDERGAIDFDVNEAKVLVDDKGKPIDIVPRTRGASDKIIEEFMLRANETVAQHFKWMDLPFIYRVHEHPKLKKLQQFVSIVKPLGYTIKGSLEHVYPNELSAIVDASKGTEEHTIISTLLLRCMQKARYDRQCLGHFGLADEYYTHFTSPIRRYPDLLVHRCIRNFLFDQNYEATAHFEEVIPLLAEQSSFREREAIDIEREVTDMKMAEYMSYHIGEEFEGMISSVTQFGFFVELPNTIDGLVHMTELTDDYYHYDEKNLMLVGEMTGKTYKLSDKVKVKVISCSKKDRTIDFELVGQKARIKKKKTIQINDKKVKTNPRKKGKINKSKRFPRKRR; encoded by the coding sequence ATGAAAGAAGAAATTTTACAATTATTAGAAGATCAAACATATACAAGAAGAAAAATGGATGAATTAGCTGAACATTTTGGTATGACTTCTACAGAAGACTATATTACTTTTATTAAATTAATCAATAGTATGGAAGATGAAGGTCTTATTATGAGAAGTCGATTGAATGATTATTATTTAATTAATCAGTTACATTTTTATAGTGGTACAGTCCAAATGAATAAGAAAGGATTTGCTTTTGTCAAAGTAGATGAAGAAAGAGAATTCTATATTCATGAAAACAACATGAAAGATGCTTTTGATAAAGACACGGTATTAATTGAAAAAATACCTTCACATGGGAGTCGTGAAGAAGGTCGTGTTGTTCGTGTGATTAAGCGTGGACAAATGCGTTATGTTGGTGAAGTGAAAAGAGGTAAAAGGGATTGTTATGTAGATGTTGATGATGCAAAATTTAATCAACCAATATTCGTAGATTCTGCCCATCTTCATGGGGCAGTTCCAGGACATAAGGTTGTAGTGGAAATTAAAACATATAAGCCACAGATTAAAGGGAATATTGTTAAAGTTATTGGGCATCGTAATGATCCAGGAGTAGATATTTTATCTATTGTTCATGCTCATGATGTTGATATTGAGTTTCCAAAAGAAGTGTATGAACAGATTGAGGCAATTAATGATGAAATTGATCCCACAGATATTCAAAATCGTGTAGACTTAAGAAGTGAAATGATTGTAACTATTGATGGTGATGATGCTAAAGATTTAGATGATGCAATTTCGTTAAAGAAACTAGCTAATGGTCATTATCAGTTAGGTGTACATATTGCAGATGTTTCATACTATGTAACAGAGGGTTCGCCTTTAGATAAAGAAGCTGTTAAACGTGGAACTTCGATTTATTTGGTTGATAGAGTTATTCCAATGTTACCACATAAGTTATCTAATGGGATCTGTTCATTAAATCCAAATACTGATCGTTATACAATAAGTTGTATTATGGAGATTGATAACAATGGTGAAGTTGTGAATCATGATATACAACCAACAGTTATTCACTCTTCATATCGCATGACATATAATAATGTGAATAAGATTTTAGATGGTGATGTTCATGTTCAACAACAATATCAAGAGGTTGTTCCATTATTTTTCTTAATGCAGGAACTTGCACTACTATTAAGAAGCAAAAGGGATGAGCGTGGTGCCATTGATTTTGATGTTAATGAAGCTAAAGTGCTTGTTGATGATAAAGGGAAACCTATAGATATTGTTCCAAGAACTCGTGGCGCATCAGATAAAATCATTGAAGAGTTTATGCTACGTGCTAACGAAACTGTCGCTCAACATTTTAAATGGATGGATTTACCTTTTATTTATCGTGTTCATGAGCATCCTAAATTGAAGAAACTTCAACAGTTTGTTTCTATTGTTAAGCCATTAGGTTATACTATAAAAGGTTCATTGGAACATGTTTATCCTAATGAATTAAGTGCAATTGTTGATGCTTCTAAGGGAACAGAAGAACATACAATTATATCTACTTTATTGTTACGTTGTATGCAAAAAGCAAGATATGATAGACAATGTTTAGGACATTTTGGGTTAGCGGATGAGTATTATACACATTTTACATCACCAATCCGTCGTTATCCGGATTTATTGGTACATAGATGTATTAGAAACTTCTTATTTGATCAAAACTATGAAGCAACTGCCCATTTTGAAGAAGTTATACCTTTATTGGCTGAACAATCTTCTTTTAGAGAAAGAGAAGCTATTGATATTGAGCGTGAAGTGACTGATATGAAGATGGCTGAATACATGTCTTATCATATAGGTGAAGAATTTGAAGGAATGATTTCTTCTGTTACACAGTTTGGATTCTTTGTTGAATTACCAAATACAATAGATGGTTTGGTTCATATGACTGAATTGACTGATGATTATTATCATTATGATGAAAAGAATTTAATGCTAGTTGGAGAAATGACAGGAAAGACATACAAATTATCTGACAAAGTGAAAGTCAAAGTTATTTCTTGTAGTAAAAAAGACCGTACGATTGATTTTGAATTGGTAGGTCAGAAAGCTAGAATTAAAAAGAAGAAAACAATTCAGATAAACGACAAAAAAGTAAAGACAAATCCTAGAAAAAAGGGTAAAATAAATAAGTCAAAGAGATTTCCAAGAAAAAGAAGATAG
- the secG gene encoding preprotein translocase subunit SecG: MILNILLMIVSVALIIVCLLQSGKSDGIVNALTGQSSNLFAQQKERGADLVLSRMTVGLAVAFFVLAILIRMG; this comes from the coding sequence ATGATTTTAAATATATTATTAATGATTGTTTCAGTTGCTCTCATTATTGTATGCCTATTACAAAGTGGTAAATCTGATGGTATCGTCAATGCCTTAACAGGACAAAGTTCTAATCTTTTTGCTCAACAGAAAGAAAGAGGAGCTGATTTGGTACTTTCTAGAATGACAGTTGGACTTGCAGTTGCGTTCTTCGTGCTTGCAATTTTAATTAGAATGGGTTAA
- a CDS encoding DUF4430 domain-containing protein, whose protein sequence is MNKTKKYVIQFVVLGFMLIGIITLYNMNAQSTKTLTTSKEITESIPQDQEKIVEKENQSEDQSSHEQKPTQPSTTNKSSVENTHQSQQNPPSDNKQQNESQTGINVSVVGVDGTIAAGVIEYNNQNAFDVLKTLCTNKGISLKTTGAGITVYVKAISGLSERDYGVMSGWKYKVNGEYPGVGAGQYQLKVNDKVEWIYDKAE, encoded by the coding sequence ATGAATAAAACAAAAAAGTATGTTATACAGTTTGTTGTATTGGGATTTATGCTGATTGGAATTATAACTTTATATAATATGAATGCTCAATCAACAAAAACATTAACTACTAGCAAAGAAATAACAGAATCAATTCCTCAAGATCAAGAAAAGATTGTTGAAAAAGAAAATCAGAGCGAAGATCAGTCTTCTCATGAACAAAAGCCTACTCAACCATCAACCACTAATAAGAGTTCTGTGGAAAATACTCATCAATCACAACAGAACCCACCATCAGATAATAAACAACAAAATGAATCTCAGACTGGTATAAATGTTTCAGTTGTTGGTGTTGATGGAACTATAGCAGCAGGAGTTATTGAATATAACAATCAAAATGCATTTGATGTATTAAAAACATTATGCACCAATAAAGGCATTTCTCTCAAAACGACTGGAGCGGGGATAACTGTATATGTCAAAGCAATTAGTGGTCTCTCAGAAAGAGATTATGGAGTTATGTCAGGATGGAAGTATAAAGTGAATGGAGAGTATCCTGGTGTTGGAGCTGGACAATATCAATTAAAAGTTAATGATAAGGTTGAATGGATTTATGACAAAGCTGAGTAA
- a CDS encoding prenyltransferase/squalene oxidase repeat-containing protein, with translation MKKVLLVISTFLFVLSSTLTFTYAANTKSEAYLKLKNYYQQSHVLTTPEEIMAVEALGLEVEDYFSILDLKNQDFKKLKFSDLSKSIIAMSVSGIDPRDVNGINVVETLETYIQDDGSLENAGWVIDGYTLPWVVWALYIVESSHLEKVCDYLVSQQASDGGFGGYGYTDVDTTGQVIQALCLVNKNKYESVIQHAIQFMKSLQQDDSGYKAYQYGSGNPDTQASAILGLLAYDETGLKGMKYSVNGNHPYDYLLDYQASDGSFSKSSFNARTTATAALTIGSYMNGDFFKHAKQEYEELVEKNNQENMKRRKQSYQSLYSSYKNKDTIDDYYDYISIEALGLNIKDFQTLDLESMKYEELYESELAQIILSLLAENKNPRNVNGKDLVALLESYVQNDGTISKKTPITANFQVWCVYALYAVNSEKLDIAADQLALMQNQDGAFGYPGFEDLDTTGWVVDALSLVNKTKYQSVLQKSIQYFQSQQQSNGTFGIEKNDWDVFPNTNTQANVLLGLISYDKRGLDNGIYHKDVVDILLKFQNSEGTFGWNNQIYNQFATQQAAWTLGNYYNGNVMTKLKHTYLSLQDSIKPDEKPSQDIPKQEDNVESSSSKKPIQNLIIKSPQINKQISNNHELLEINDLSKTQDNSQPLEKKYTVENKQEVSNENPYFKYGLIVAGGVVVLGMLKVAISIFRKKG, from the coding sequence ATGAAAAAAGTATTATTAGTTATATCAACGTTTTTATTTGTATTAAGCAGTACATTAACTTTTACATATGCGGCTAATACAAAATCAGAGGCTTATCTCAAGCTTAAGAATTATTATCAGCAAAGTCATGTATTAACAACACCAGAAGAAATTATGGCTGTTGAGGCACTTGGATTAGAAGTAGAAGATTATTTTTCAATTCTTGATTTAAAAAATCAAGATTTTAAAAAATTAAAATTCTCTGATTTATCAAAAAGTATTATTGCTATGTCAGTAAGTGGCATTGACCCAAGAGATGTTAATGGAATAAATGTCGTAGAGACTTTAGAAACTTACATACAAGATGATGGCTCTTTAGAAAATGCAGGTTGGGTAATTGATGGGTATACATTGCCATGGGTTGTGTGGGCATTATATATTGTTGAATCATCACATCTAGAAAAAGTTTGTGATTATCTTGTTTCACAACAAGCAAGTGATGGAGGTTTTGGTGGCTATGGATATACAGATGTTGACACAACAGGACAAGTTATTCAAGCCCTATGTTTAGTTAATAAGAACAAATACGAAAGTGTTATACAGCATGCAATACAATTTATGAAGTCATTGCAGCAAGATGATAGTGGATATAAGGCATATCAATATGGAAGTGGAAACCCTGATACTCAGGCATCAGCAATTTTAGGCTTACTTGCATATGATGAGACAGGTCTTAAAGGCATGAAATATAGTGTGAATGGAAATCATCCATATGATTATCTATTAGATTATCAAGCAAGTGATGGAAGTTTTTCAAAAAGTTCATTTAATGCCAGAACAACAGCTACAGCAGCATTAACAATTGGTAGTTATATGAATGGTGATTTTTTTAAACATGCAAAACAAGAATATGAAGAGCTTGTTGAAAAAAATAATCAAGAGAATATGAAAAGAAGAAAACAAAGTTATCAATCTCTTTATTCATCTTATAAAAATAAGGATACTATAGATGATTATTATGATTATATATCTATTGAAGCTTTAGGATTGAATATAAAAGACTTTCAAACTTTGGATTTAGAATCTATGAAATACGAAGAATTATATGAATCTGAATTGGCTCAAATCATTTTAAGTTTGTTAGCAGAAAATAAAAATCCAAGAAATGTCAATGGAAAAGACTTGGTTGCACTTTTAGAATCATATGTGCAAAATGATGGCACAATTTCAAAGAAAACGCCTATTACTGCTAATTTTCAAGTTTGGTGTGTCTATGCTTTATATGCAGTCAATTCAGAGAAATTAGATATTGCTGCAGATCAACTTGCATTAATGCAAAATCAAGATGGAGCATTTGGATATCCTGGTTTTGAGGATTTAGATACAACAGGGTGGGTAGTTGATGCTTTATCGTTGGTCAATAAAACAAAATATCAATCAGTTTTACAAAAGTCAATTCAGTATTTTCAATCACAACAGCAATCAAATGGTACATTTGGAATAGAGAAAAATGATTGGGATGTTTTTCCAAATACAAATACGCAAGCAAATGTTTTATTGGGACTTATTAGTTATGATAAAAGAGGGTTAGACAATGGTATTTATCATAAGGATGTTGTTGATATCTTATTAAAGTTTCAAAATAGTGAAGGAACTTTTGGCTGGAATAATCAAATATATAATCAATTTGCAACTCAGCAGGCAGCTTGGACATTAGGAAATTATTATAATGGTAATGTTATGACAAAACTTAAACATACATATCTCAGTTTACAAGATTCGATTAAACCTGATGAGAAACCAAGTCAAGACATCCCAAAGCAAGAGGATAATGTGGAAAGTTCTTCATCAAAGAAACCAATTCAGAATTTGATTATAAAGTCTCCACAGATTAATAAACAAATATCAAATAATCATGAATTACTTGAAATAAATGATTTGTCAAAAACTCAAGACAATAGTCAACCATTGGAGAAAAAATATACTGTTGAAAACAAACAAGAAGTAAGTAATGAGAATCCATATTTTAAATATGGACTGATTGTTGCTGGTGGTGTCGTTGTTTTAGGAATGTTAAAAGTTGCTATATCAATATTTAGGAAGAAGGGCTAG
- a CDS encoding cation:proton antiporter produces the protein MLLSIAYILLLGMFTGWICKKLKLPSLLGMILTGMILGPYVLNLIDNSILNISSDLRRIALIIILMRAGLSLDLNDFKKVGRPAIFMCFVPACFEMIGMVILAPQLLGISVIDAAIMGAVVGAVSPAVIVPKMLKLMEEDYGTQKSIPQLILAGASVDDVFVIVMFSAFTGLAQGNSVSIQSFINIPISILLGIIIGCVIGFILAKFFEKINVRDTAKVIILLCLGFVLVSLEDNFSSVIPFSALISIMGMGIALQKKRETMAIRLSIKFNKLWVAAEIILFVLVGVTVDISYALSAGITAVILILGVLLFRMIGVLICLIKTDLNVKERLFCVIGYTPKATVQAAIGGVPLAMGLSCGHIVLTVAVLAILITAPLGAFMIDKSYKKLLTKKE, from the coding sequence ATGTTATTAAGTATTGCTTATATATTATTATTAGGAATGTTTACAGGCTGGATTTGTAAAAAACTGAAATTACCAAGTCTACTAGGAATGATTTTAACTGGAATGATTTTAGGACCATATGTGTTGAATCTGATAGATAATTCTATTTTAAATATATCATCAGATTTAAGAAGAATTGCATTAATTATTATTCTTATGAGAGCAGGTTTATCCTTAGATCTCAATGATTTTAAAAAAGTAGGACGTCCAGCCATATTCATGTGTTTTGTTCCAGCATGTTTTGAAATGATAGGAATGGTTATACTTGCACCTCAGTTATTAGGAATTTCAGTCATTGATGCAGCAATTATGGGAGCGGTTGTTGGTGCTGTTTCACCAGCAGTTATTGTTCCGAAAATGCTTAAGTTAATGGAAGAAGATTATGGAACTCAAAAGAGTATACCACAATTAATCTTGGCAGGAGCTTCAGTTGATGATGTTTTTGTGATTGTTATGTTTTCAGCCTTTACAGGCTTAGCACAAGGAAATTCAGTATCTATACAAAGTTTTATTAATATTCCAATCTCAATTCTATTAGGTATAATTATTGGCTGTGTTATAGGTTTTATTTTGGCTAAATTCTTTGAGAAAATAAATGTTCGAGATACTGCGAAAGTGATTATTTTGCTATGTCTAGGCTTTGTTCTTGTTTCATTAGAGGATAATTTTTCTTCTGTTATTCCTTTTTCAGCATTAATTTCTATTATGGGAATGGGGATTGCTTTGCAAAAAAAGCGAGAAACTATGGCTATAAGATTATCTATCAAGTTTAATAAATTATGGGTTGCTGCAGAAATCATTCTTTTTGTTCTCGTTGGAGTGACTGTCGATATTTCCTATGCTTTGTCTGCAGGAATAACTGCTGTTATCTTAATTTTAGGTGTATTGCTTTTTAGGATGATTGGAGTTTTGATATGTCTTATAAAAACAGACTTAAACGTAAAGGAAAGATTGTTTTGTGTAATAGGTTATACTCCTAAAGCAACAGTTCAAGCTGCAATTGGTGGAGTTCCACTGGCTATGGGATTGTCTTGTGGTCATATCGTTTTGACAGTTGCTGTTTTAGCTATTTTAATCACTGCGCCTTTAGGTGCCTTTATGATAGATAAGTCATATAAAAAGTTATTAACTAAGAAAGAATGA